One stretch of Arthrobacter polaris DNA includes these proteins:
- a CDS encoding polyprenyl synthetase family protein, with amino-acid sequence MTTSPNHSWAPAGQGCPESYDPNPSTMAIATGLQLPSGFSAVADDPDLGPSMAMSLARVEKKLREAISHSDPLADATSRHLVEAGGKRIRPLLVLLAAHLGDPNRAEVVQAAVVVELTHLATLYHDDVMDSAPFRRGAPTAHEVWGNTVAILTGDLXFARASILVSELGGRALGIQARTFERLCLGQLHETVGPREDEDPIEHYLSVIADKTGSLVAASGQLGAIFAGVAEEIQDILLEYGXKVGVAFQLADDVIDVTGLKQVSGKSPGTDLREGVPTLPVLLLRNAAAAGDAEAIAVLELVDGDLTSDEALAAAVAGLREHPVTERSWVVAREWSDAAIAALAPMPEGIVKTALANFAEAVVSRDV; translated from the coding sequence GTGACTACTTCCCCGAACCACAGCTGGGCCCCTGCCGGTCAAGGGTGCCCTGAATCGTATGACCCCAATCCCAGCACCATGGCCATCGCCACGGGGCTGCAACTGCCGTCCGGCTTTTCCGCCGTGGCGGACGACCCGGATCTGGGCCCCTCCATGGCCATGAGCCTTGCCAGGGTGGAAAAGAAGCTGCGGGAGGCGATTTCCCATTCGGACCCGCTGGCCGATGCCACCAGCCGCCACCTCGTTGAAGCAGGTGGCAAGCGCATCCGCCCGCTACTGGTGCTCCTTGCTGCCCACCTTGGCGACCCCAACCGGGCAGAAGTAGTNCAAGCCGCCGTCGTGGTTGAGCTGACGCATCTAGCTACTTTGTACCACGATGACGTCATGGATTCAGCTCCCTTCCGTCGCGGGGCACCCACCGCTCACGAGGTCTGGGGCAACACCGTGGCCATCTTGACCGGTGATCTGATNTTTGCCCGCGCCTCCATTTTGGTATCGGAACTTGGCGGTAGGGCTTTGGGCATCCAAGCCCGCACCTTTGAACGCCTGTGCCTGGGGCAGCTGCATGAAACAGTGGGTCCGCGGGAAGACGAAGACCCCATTGAGCACTACCTCTCCGTCATTGCAGATAAAACCGGTTCTTTGGTGGCCGCCTCAGGGCAGCTCGGCGCGATCTTCGCTGGTGTTGCAGAAGAGATCCAAGACATTTTGTTGGAGTACGGGGANAAAGTTGGCGTGGCATTCCAGCTGGCCGACGACGTCATCGACGTGACTGGGCTGAAACAGGTTTCAGGTAAGTCACCTGGGACGGATCTGCGCGAAGGNGTGCCCACCCTACCGGTGTTGCTACTTCGCAATGCTGCTGCTGCTGGCGATGCTGAGGCGATCGCAGTACTTGAGCTCGTCGACGGTGACCTAACCAGCGACGAGGCCCTAGCTGCTGCCGTGGCCGGACTGCGCGAACATCCCGTTACTGAACGGTCCTGGGTTGTGGCCCGTGAATGGTCTGACGCGGCCATTGCCGCGCTAGCGCCGATGCCAGAGGGAATCGTCAAGACCGCGCTGGCTAACTTCGCCGAAGCTGTGGTTTCCCGGGACGTCTAA
- a CDS encoding geranylgeranyl reductase family protein, whose translation MKVLIVGAGXAGSTAAYHLAAAGIEVTVLEKTRFPREXVCGDGLTPRAVREMQLMGLPHDPAEGWRRNKGLRLIAGGRSIEVPWPELSNFPNYGLIRTRLGFDESLAAHARAAGAIILEGHSVSTALTNDDGTVVGARASLVDDSGKKTGETADFFADIVLAADGNSTRTAVSLGHAKRDDRPMGVAYRTYFTSXRHDDDWMEGWLELNSPDGKILPGYGWVFGVGDGTSNVGLGILNSSREFGKLDYRQVLRDWTAAMPPEWGFTXENQVGPIRGAALPMGFNRTPHYSAGLMLLXDSGGMVSPFNGEGISYAMESARFAAEFIIRAAGTNSPLAANYALSGYADFVREQWXSHFTLGRVFASLIGKPSIMKLALRTGMPLPVLMRFVVRLMANLTDKDERGFEDRVIHLLEKMVPATGNQDMSGTSKQQSLPLVSVKQ comes from the coding sequence GTGAAGGTACTTATTGTAGGTGCTGGCNCCGCCGGATCTACCGCGGCCTACCACCTGGCCGCCGCCGGGATCGAGGTCACCGTACTGGAAAAGACCCGTTTCCCGCGCGAANAGGTGTGCGGCGACGGGCTCACTCCCAGGGCTGTGCGTGAAATGCAGCTTATGGGTTTGCCGCACGATCCTGCTGAGGGATGGCGCCGCAACAAGGGCCTGCGCTTGATTGCTGGCGGACGCAGCATTGAGGTCCCGTGGCCTGAGCTCAGCAATTTTCCTAACTATGGCCTGATCCGTACACGCTTGGGTTTCGATGAGTCCCTGGCCGCTCACGCCCGTGCAGCCGGTGCCATCATCCTTGAAGGCCATTCTGTCTCCACCGCATTAACGAACGACGACGGCACCGTGGTGGGTGCCAGGGCCTCGCTTGTGGATGACTCGGGCAAGAAGACAGGCGAAACCGCAGACTTCTTCGCCGACATAGTATTGGCCGCCGATGGTAACTCCACCCGCACAGCTGTTTCTTTAGGCCATGCAAAGCGCGATGACAGGCCCATGGGTGTTGCCTACCGCACTTACTTCACCTCCNCTCGCCACGATGATGACTGGATGGAGGGCTGGCTGGAACTGAACTCTCCTGATGGCAAGATCTTGCCTGGCTATGGTTGGGTATTCGGTGTGGGCGATGGTACCTCCAACGTGGGTTTGGGCATCCTGAATTCCTCTAGAGAATTCGGAAAATTGGACTACCGCCAGGTGCTGCGTGATTGGACGGCAGCTATGCCTCCGGAGTGGGGCTTCACCNCTGAAAACCAGGTTGGCCCGATCCGTGGCGCTGCTCTTCCCATGGGCTTCAACAGGACCCCGCACTATTCTGCCGGGCTGATGCTGCTGNGGGATTCCGGTGGCATGGTGAGCCCTTTCAATGGCGAAGGAATTTCTTACGCTATGGAATCTGCCCGGTTTGCGGCAGAGTTCATTATCCGTGCGGCCGGAACAAACTCCCCACTAGCTGCTAACTATGCGCTCTCTGGCTACGCCGACTTTGTCCGGGAGCAGTGGNGAAGCCACTTCACACTAGGGCGCGTATTCGCTTCCTTGATTGGCAAGCCGAGCATCATGAAATTGGCGCTGCGTACGGGCATGCCATTGCCGGTGCTGATGCGTTTTGTGGTGCGTCTGATGGCAAACCTCACGGACAAGGACGAACGAGGTTTTGAGGATAGAGTGATTCATTTACTGGAGAAGATGGTTCCCGCCACAGGGAATCAGGACATGTCCGGGACATCCAAGCAACAATCCCTTCCACTAGTTAGTGTTAAGCAGTGA
- a CDS encoding ABC transporter ATP-binding protein, translated as MELTYGYAGNMNAAQPLIHIHDFHMKFGSKSVIEGLSFDVARGETFGFLGSNGSGKTTTIRALLGIYRPTSGILEINGKVFNDDFGARLGYLPEERGLYKXXSVLDVMTYFGRLKGLSKAQAQXFSRDYLDRVDLAGXADLRVDKLSGGEQQKIQLGVTIMNEPELLILDEPTKGFDPVNRRLLMDIIEERKQAGATVMMVTHQMEEVERLCDRIILLKDGKAEAYGTIDHVQNQFGGRTIRLKYSGSIPKSPDYEVTLQERNYAELSLADTVDEAHVLKELVLSGVVVRGFVAAKRSLDDIXIQVYGDVAAGAAGASRTVRTAGTGTTHGEVS; from the coding sequence ATGGAGCTGACTTATGGCTACGCTGGCAACATGAACGCTGCACAACCACTGATTCATATTCACGATTTCCACATGAAATTTGGGTCCAAAAGTGTCATTGAGGGGCTATCTTTTGATGTTGCGCGTGGGGAGACCTTTGGTTTCCTAGGGAGTAATGGTAGCGGCAAGACAACCACCATCAGAGCTTTGTTGGGCATCTACCGGCCCACATCGGGAATCCTTGAGATCAATGGGAAAGTGTTCAACGACGATTTTGGGGCCCGGCTGGGGTACCTGCCGGAGGAGCGTGGACTATACAAANAGNAGTCCGTGCTAGATGTGATGACGTACTTTGGCAGGCTCAAGGGCCTGTCCAAAGCTCAGGCGCAGNAGTTTTCACGGGATTATCTAGACCGGGTTGACCTGGCAGGANAGGCAGATCTGCGCGTGGACAAGCTCTCCGGTGGCGAGCAGCAGAAGATCCAGTTGGGTGTAACCATCATGAACGAGCCTGAACTGTTGATCTTGGATGAACCAACCAAAGGCTTTGACCCCGTTAACAGGCGGTTGTTGATGGACATCATCGAAGAACGTAAACAAGCCGGTGCAACAGTCATGATGGTCACGCACCAGATGGAAGAAGTGGAACGGTTGTGCGATCGGATCATCCTCCTCAAGGACGGCAAGGCGGAGGCTTACGGAACCATCGACCACGTGCAAAACCAGTTTGGCGGCAGAACTATCAGGCTCAAATATTCAGGTAGCATCCCGAAATCACCGGACTATGAGGTCACGTTGCAGGAAAGAAACTACGCCGAACTATCCTTGGCAGATACGGTTGATGAGGCCCACGTTTTGAAGGAACTAGTCCTTAGCGGTGTTGTGGTGCGTGGCTTTGTGGCAGCAAAACGTAGTCTGGATGACATTNTTATCCAGGTTTATGGGGATGTAGCAGCCGGTGCTGCGGGTGCTTCTAGAACCGTTAGGACCGCTGGAACCGGCACCACTCATGGTGAGGTGA
- a CDS encoding trimeric intracellular cation channel family protein — MNLDLPLILDLLGVFFFAVSGSLLAARKGFDLVGSVLLGSMVGLGGGVVRDIILNQGPPAAFTNQLYLVPPLAAAALVYFTVXNVQRSGRLLFMFDAGGLALXCVTGTLKALEAGMNPVASILLGVTTAVGGGILRDITANDVPKVFDPKDLYAIPAFAGAALATGLWHLGLLNLATGATAAVVVFSFRMLSLRYGWHAPLAAXRSWAPRLPRRG, encoded by the coding sequence ATGAACCTTGACCTTCCGCTCATACTCGATCTTCTGGGCGTNTTTTTCTTTGCCGTTTCAGGCAGTTTGCTGGCAGCCCGCAAGGGTTTTGATCTGGTCGGTTCGGTGCTGCTGGGCTCCATGGTGGGTCTGGGCGGCGGCGTTGTCAGGGACATCATCCTCAACCAAGGTCCGCCAGCGGCATTCACAAACCAGCTGTACTTAGTGCCTCCNCTAGCCGCGGCCGCCCTAGTCTATTTCACTGTGAANAACGTCCAGCGCAGTGGGCGGCTGCTNTTTATGTTCGACGCCGGCGGGTTGGCCCTCTTNTGTGTCACCGGGACGTTGAAAGCCCTGGAAGCTGGGATGAATCCCGTAGCCTCCATTTTGCTCGGCGTCACCACTGCCGTGGGCGGNGGCATCTTGCGTGACATCACAGCCAATGACGTACCCAAGGTNTTTGACCCCAAGGACCTTTACGCAATTCCGGCGTTTGCTGGTGCAGCTTTGGCCACCGGATTATGGCATTTGGGGTTGCTGAACCTAGCAACCGGGGCCACAGCCGCCGTCGTCGTTTTCTCTTTCCGCATGCTGAGCCTGCGCTATGGATGGCATGCTCCATTGGCTGCANNTCGGAGCTGGGCGCCGCGGCTGCCCCGTCGCGGCTAA